TATTACACGCCCTTCGGTGTCGGTGGAGCCATCCCACAGGAATGTCGGGTTGGCTGTATTTGCTGCGAAGGTGGCGGTAGCGGCGCATGCGATTGCCGCAAAAGTGCTTTTTTTCATTTTTCCCCCTATTTGAGTATAATCCGTTTTGAATAGTGAACGTTTGAGCCTTGCACTCGGAGCATGTAGATGCCCACCGGGAGGGAGCTGAGGTCCATCGCGCTGGCCGCGGTCGCGGACTTCACGATATGGCCCTGGAGATCCATC
The nucleotide sequence above comes from Fibrobacter sp.. Encoded proteins:
- a CDS encoding T9SS type A sorting domain-containing protein, coding for MDLQGHIVKSATAASAMDLSSLPVGIYMLRVQGSNVHYSKRIILK